Proteins encoded by one window of Tunturibacter psychrotolerans:
- a CDS encoding rod shape-determining protein, which translates to MSSNSFQMRYSRIHNMRSLFSLFSSDLAIDLGTANTLVFAHGKGIIVNEPSIIAVNKITNEVEAVGKEAKEMLGRTPGNIVAIKPMKDGVIADFRHTEKMLNYFIQKAHNRKMMVHPRIVIGVPSEITQVEKRAVMDSAYRAKASEVHLVEQAMVAAIGAGLPITEPGGNMVVDIGGGTTDIAVISLAGIVYSRSVRMAGNQMDEAVMTYLKRKYNLLIGERTAEQIKISLGSAYPLDKPISMEVKGRNLIEGVPKTITIEDSEIREALSECIATIINAIRVALERTPPELSADISDRGIVLTGGGALIKNLDKRIREETGLPVSIADDPLASVVLGTGKMLSDFKLLRKISID; encoded by the coding sequence ATGTCTTCGAATAGTTTTCAGATGCGTTACTCCCGCATTCACAATATGCGGTCTCTTTTCAGCCTCTTTTCCAGCGACCTTGCTATCGACCTCGGCACGGCGAATACGCTTGTCTTCGCACACGGCAAAGGCATCATCGTCAACGAGCCTTCGATCATCGCGGTGAACAAGATCACCAACGAGGTTGAGGCTGTGGGCAAAGAGGCCAAGGAGATGCTTGGCCGCACACCGGGCAATATTGTTGCCATCAAACCGATGAAGGACGGCGTGATCGCCGACTTCCGTCATACCGAGAAGATGTTGAATTACTTCATCCAGAAGGCTCACAACCGGAAGATGATGGTGCATCCTCGCATCGTGATCGGCGTTCCCTCAGAGATTACGCAGGTTGAAAAACGCGCCGTTATGGACTCTGCTTACCGGGCCAAGGCGTCCGAGGTTCACCTGGTCGAACAGGCCATGGTGGCCGCGATTGGCGCGGGTTTGCCGATTACCGAACCGGGCGGCAACATGGTCGTCGACATCGGTGGCGGCACTACCGATATCGCGGTGATCTCGCTAGCCGGTATCGTCTACTCGCGTTCCGTGCGCATGGCTGGAAACCAGATGGACGAAGCCGTGATGACGTACCTGAAGCGGAAGTACAACCTGCTGATCGGCGAGCGTACCGCGGAACAGATCAAGATCTCGCTTGGTTCGGCGTATCCGCTGGATAAACCCATTTCGATGGAAGTCAAGGGACGCAATCTGATCGAGGGCGTGCCGAAGACAATCACCATTGAAGACTCCGAGATTCGTGAGGCGCTCTCGGAGTGCATTGCGACGATCATCAACGCGATTCGCGTTGCGCTCGAGCGGACTCCTCCTGAGCTTTCGGCTGATATCTCCGACCGCGGCATCGTGCTGACGGGCGGCGGGGCGCTGATCAAGAATCTGGATAAGCGGATTCGTGAAGAGACTGGTCTTCCAGTTTCGATCGCGGATGATCCACTGGCTTCGGTTGTGCTGGGGACAGGCAAGATGCTGTCGGATTTCAAACTGCTTCGCAAGATTTCTATCGACTGA
- the ald gene encoding alanine dehydrogenase yields the protein MIIGVPKEVKDHESRVGVTPAGVKALVEAGHKVLVEHDAGALSAMPDDEYQAAGAEIVGSAHDVWRLAEMVVKVKEPVEKEYKHFRDGLVLFTYLHLAPLNDLTDALLTSKVTGIAYETVRDRAGALPLLTPMSEVAGRMSVQVGAAYLEKEHGGRGVLLGGVPGVPPGNVCIIGGGIVGTNAAKIALGMGAKVTLIDLNLNRLRELDDIFGGRLYTVASNSYNIEHAVRDADLVIGGVLIPGAAAPKIVTKAMVAKMKKGAVIVDVAIDQGGCIETAHPTTHSNPSYEVNGVVHYCVTNMPAAVPNTSTLALTNATFPYVLKLARLGANAAISEDKGIAEGVNTFNGVLTYGAVAQAQKRDWQAVAKLV from the coding sequence ATGATTATTGGTGTGCCGAAGGAAGTGAAGGATCACGAGAGCCGCGTAGGAGTAACCCCAGCTGGCGTCAAAGCACTGGTCGAAGCTGGACACAAAGTTCTCGTAGAGCACGACGCCGGTGCCCTGTCGGCCATGCCCGACGACGAGTACCAGGCAGCGGGCGCCGAGATCGTCGGCTCGGCTCATGATGTGTGGCGGCTCGCCGAGATGGTCGTCAAAGTCAAGGAGCCGGTTGAGAAAGAGTACAAGCACTTCCGCGACGGCCTGGTTCTATTCACCTATCTCCACCTGGCTCCGCTCAACGACCTAACCGACGCGCTGCTTACGTCGAAGGTCACAGGCATCGCCTATGAAACCGTCCGTGATCGCGCTGGCGCCCTGCCGCTGCTAACCCCAATGAGCGAGGTCGCGGGCCGCATGAGCGTCCAGGTCGGCGCAGCCTATCTTGAGAAGGAGCATGGTGGGCGTGGAGTTCTCCTGGGCGGTGTTCCAGGCGTACCACCGGGCAACGTCTGCATCATCGGCGGGGGTATCGTCGGCACGAACGCTGCAAAGATTGCGCTCGGCATGGGCGCGAAGGTCACGCTGATCGATCTGAACCTGAATCGCCTGCGCGAACTGGACGACATCTTCGGTGGCCGCCTCTATACCGTCGCCTCGAACAGCTACAACATCGAACACGCCGTTCGCGATGCCGATCTCGTCATTGGAGGCGTCCTGATTCCGGGAGCGGCCGCCCCAAAAATCGTCACCAAAGCGATGGTGGCAAAGATGAAGAAGGGTGCCGTGATCGTCGACGTCGCCATCGATCAGGGTGGCTGCATCGAGACCGCGCACCCGACGACCCATTCGAACCCCTCGTACGAGGTCAATGGTGTGGTTCACTACTGCGTCACGAACATGCCTGCCGCTGTACCGAACACATCAACCCTCGCGTTGACCAACGCAACCTTCCCCTACGTGCTGAAACTAGCGCGTCTGGGGGCTAACGCGGCCATTAGCGAAGACAAGGGAATTGCCGAGGGAGTCAACACCTTCAACGGTGTACTGACCTACGGCGCAGTCGCTCAGGCGCAAAAGCGCGACTGGCAGGCCGTAGCGAAGCTCGTTTAG
- a CDS encoding sensor histidine kinase codes for MGTTANRRKIWIVALGACLLILFVALATLNAFNTQLPKPASTQQTVIFTGLSIVAFLLFVAVLLLLVRNVLKLYADQRSRVMGTRLRTRMLWGAVLVSLVPIASMFAFSYQLMNRAVDRWFTQPVTDMREDSNNMALELAHYTTANARAEADSIAASLPAPPVVAHVAHESAAARAAASGRSQTRRSTHGSAHDLVRPVAPSASHLNREAIYEVLRQHEITLQNGFAIVYREGRVVASFHLPQRVGATAQVKVWLPDQVSGADTEEASAHAPTDPMDAAILTTAQRIDQPVFSLGATDYALGATTLKQGETVVVGLPMPFGMAATMTNLRKAADAYWVLYSERRQIRDLYMLLLLMMTSLALFASCWLALHLSKQVTKPVEALADAMEAIAQGDYGHRVQESATEELGELVRSFNHMAADLEGSRRAVEESTVQLSAANTALEARRGELETMLETIPNGVATLDTDRRIVLANRALSEMMDPGGQRPFYGLVMEEVFPPEVSEVLDRLIKRSHRMGSASSEIEITGFPRTSGDRFGGTMNLLATVALLEMPAASERMRREHQGYVIVLENATELLRAQKQSAWKEVARRVAHEIKNPLTPISLSAEQIRRHIDRLARAVADAIPPSSAEPPSIAVIRRCSEVITSSVESMRSLVDQFAALAEFPTARPKPADLNTIVENSLALFAGRMQTIRIVRKMSPDLPLVMADPEALKRALGNLIDNAAEAMQQSLYRELQISTCLLDSGMVELTIADSGSGLTDDMRQRLFLPYFSTKQRGTGLGLAIAAKIIQEHQGTIRAEKNEPAGARFIVELRPASSPDSDAEAPAVFNSYAPSQNGHHSTVEVESAAATNGTKAEDDFASTLPRGPQ; via the coding sequence ATGGGCACAACTGCGAATCGGCGAAAGATTTGGATCGTCGCTCTCGGTGCGTGCCTGCTTATCCTCTTCGTGGCCCTTGCTACTCTGAACGCTTTTAACACCCAGCTCCCCAAACCAGCGAGCACCCAGCAGACAGTGATCTTCACCGGTCTGTCGATCGTGGCGTTTCTCCTCTTTGTCGCCGTGTTGCTGCTGTTGGTTCGCAACGTGTTGAAGCTGTATGCGGACCAGCGCAGCCGTGTGATGGGTACGCGTTTGCGCACCCGCATGTTGTGGGGCGCAGTGTTGGTCAGCTTGGTTCCTATTGCTTCCATGTTTGCGTTCAGCTACCAGCTGATGAATCGCGCGGTAGACCGCTGGTTTACGCAGCCTGTCACGGACATGCGCGAAGACAGCAACAACATGGCCCTCGAACTGGCGCACTACACGACAGCAAATGCTCGCGCCGAGGCGGATTCGATCGCCGCTAGTTTGCCCGCACCCCCGGTGGTTGCTCACGTAGCTCATGAATCGGCTGCGGCACGAGCAGCAGCGTCGGGTCGTAGCCAGACCCGTCGCTCGACCCACGGTTCGGCGCATGATCTGGTTCGTCCCGTCGCACCCTCTGCCTCTCATCTGAACCGTGAGGCGATCTACGAGGTTTTGCGACAGCATGAAATTACCCTGCAGAACGGCTTCGCTATCGTCTATCGCGAGGGTCGCGTCGTCGCTTCATTTCATTTGCCGCAGCGCGTTGGAGCGACCGCGCAGGTTAAGGTCTGGCTTCCCGATCAGGTGTCCGGCGCAGACACGGAGGAGGCGAGCGCTCACGCCCCTACCGACCCCATGGACGCCGCGATCCTCACCACCGCCCAGCGCATCGACCAGCCCGTGTTTTCGCTTGGTGCCACGGACTATGCACTGGGCGCCACTACTCTGAAACAGGGCGAGACCGTCGTCGTAGGCCTGCCTATGCCCTTCGGTATGGCTGCGACCATGACCAACCTACGTAAGGCAGCAGACGCATACTGGGTGCTCTACAGCGAGCGCCGTCAGATCAGAGATCTGTACATGCTCTTGCTGCTGATGATGACGAGCCTTGCTCTTTTCGCCTCATGCTGGCTTGCACTTCATCTCTCCAAGCAGGTGACGAAGCCGGTTGAGGCTCTAGCGGATGCGATGGAGGCTATCGCGCAAGGAGACTACGGCCATCGCGTGCAGGAGAGTGCAACCGAAGAGCTTGGCGAATTGGTGCGCAGCTTCAATCACATGGCCGCTGATCTTGAGGGCAGCCGCCGCGCGGTCGAAGAGTCCACCGTACAACTCAGTGCCGCCAACACTGCGCTTGAGGCGCGACGCGGAGAACTCGAAACGATGCTCGAGACGATTCCCAATGGAGTAGCGACGCTCGACACGGATCGACGGATAGTCCTCGCTAACCGCGCTCTTAGCGAGATGATGGATCCGGGCGGCCAGCGGCCCTTCTATGGGTTGGTCATGGAAGAGGTCTTTCCGCCTGAGGTCTCCGAGGTACTTGACCGCCTTATTAAACGCAGTCATCGCATGGGTTCGGCCTCGAGTGAGATTGAGATTACAGGGTTTCCCAGAACCTCGGGCGACAGATTTGGTGGAACGATGAATCTCCTCGCTACGGTTGCCTTGCTCGAGATGCCTGCGGCTTCCGAACGCATGCGCCGTGAGCATCAGGGCTACGTAATCGTCCTTGAAAACGCGACCGAGCTGCTCCGCGCGCAGAAGCAGTCAGCATGGAAAGAAGTGGCCCGGCGTGTAGCACACGAGATAAAGAATCCTCTTACTCCAATCAGCCTCAGCGCAGAGCAGATTCGCCGTCACATCGACCGCCTCGCCCGCGCCGTCGCCGACGCGATACCACCCAGCAGCGCGGAACCACCTTCCATCGCCGTCATCCGCCGATGCTCTGAGGTCATCACCTCTTCCGTTGAGAGCATGCGGTCACTCGTTGACCAATTTGCCGCACTTGCGGAGTTCCCCACGGCTCGCCCGAAGCCTGCAGACCTCAACACGATCGTCGAAAACTCGTTGGCTTTGTTCGCTGGCCGCATGCAGACGATTCGCATCGTCCGTAAGATGAGCCCGGATCTGCCGCTCGTTATGGCAGACCCAGAGGCATTAAAGCGCGCCCTCGGCAATCTCATCGACAACGCCGCCGAGGCCATGCAGCAGAGCCTCTATCGAGAGCTGCAAATAAGCACCTGTCTCCTGGACAGCGGAATGGTCGAACTTACCATCGCCGATAGCGGCTCCGGCCTTACCGACGACATGCGACAGCGCCTCTTCTTGCCGTACTTCTCCACCAAGCAGCGCGGTACCGGACTCGGCCTTGCAATTGCCGCAAAGATCATCCAGGAGCATCAGGGTACTATCCGCGCGGAGAAGAATGAGCCGGCGGGAGCCAGGTTTATCGTCGAGCTTCGCCCAGCGAGTTCGCCCGACAGCGACGCGGAGGCGCCAGCTGTCTTCAATTCCTATGCTCCTTCCCAGAACGGCCATCACTCGACAGTTGAAGTCGAATCTGCCGCCGCAACCAACGGCACCAAAGCCGAAGACGACTTTGCCTCCACTCTCCCCAGAGGCCCACAATGA
- a CDS encoding sigma-54-dependent transcriptional regulator: MNHVLIVDDEAEIRESLESILREEDYLVTTAATAGEAMELLRDAAYDVVLLDIWLPDRDGLDTLTEIRQMESANVPEVVIISGHGTIEAAVRATKLGAYDFLEKPLSLDRTLIVLKNAMKARQMREDNQEFSRQLTKGTVTGNSVPMKALRQQIKLMAPTNGRVLIYGESGAGKELVGRAMHAESLRKDRPFVELNCAAIPEDYIESELFGYRHGAVPGGPTEKRGTFERADGGTLFLDEVGDMSLKTQAKVLRALDEQRFLPVGASHPVHVDVRVIAATNKDLEEEIARGNFREDLFYRLNVIPFFVPPLRDRKEDISLLVKEFLQQFGSEYGRPHVDMTDDALAALKQYHWPGNVRELRNLVERVLILNPKTQRIERKHLPMLVYRDSARDANKNNGREEFTSLLQAREAYERDYILKKLDEFHGNVSRAAEGLGLERSHLYRKMKALGVSVKE, encoded by the coding sequence ATGAATCACGTACTCATCGTTGACGACGAAGCGGAGATCCGCGAGTCGCTCGAAAGCATCCTTCGAGAAGAAGACTATCTGGTCACCACCGCAGCTACAGCCGGCGAAGCCATGGAGCTTCTTCGCGACGCCGCCTACGACGTTGTCCTTCTCGACATCTGGCTGCCCGACCGTGACGGCCTTGATACCCTCACCGAAATCCGTCAGATGGAGTCAGCCAACGTTCCCGAAGTCGTCATTATTAGTGGCCACGGCACCATCGAAGCCGCAGTCCGTGCCACAAAACTGGGTGCCTACGACTTTCTCGAAAAACCTCTCTCGCTTGATCGCACCCTGATCGTTCTCAAGAACGCCATGAAGGCTCGCCAGATGCGCGAGGACAATCAGGAGTTCTCACGCCAGCTTACCAAAGGGACGGTCACAGGAAACTCTGTTCCCATGAAAGCCCTGCGACAACAGATTAAGCTAATGGCGCCGACCAATGGTCGTGTGTTGATCTATGGTGAATCCGGCGCAGGAAAAGAGCTCGTCGGTCGAGCCATGCATGCCGAAAGCCTGCGCAAAGACCGTCCTTTCGTCGAGCTAAACTGCGCCGCCATTCCTGAGGACTACATCGAAAGCGAACTCTTCGGCTATCGCCACGGAGCGGTCCCAGGCGGACCCACCGAAAAGCGCGGGACCTTCGAAAGAGCTGACGGTGGCACCCTCTTTCTCGACGAGGTCGGTGACATGAGCCTCAAGACACAGGCCAAGGTATTACGCGCATTGGACGAGCAGCGTTTTCTTCCCGTCGGAGCTTCCCATCCTGTCCACGTAGATGTCCGCGTCATCGCCGCGACCAATAAAGACCTTGAGGAAGAGATCGCCCGCGGCAACTTCCGCGAAGACCTTTTCTATCGTCTCAACGTCATTCCATTCTTCGTCCCACCACTGCGCGACCGCAAGGAAGACATTTCCCTGCTGGTAAAAGAGTTTCTGCAACAATTCGGTTCGGAGTACGGACGCCCACACGTAGACATGACCGACGACGCCCTTGCCGCTCTAAAGCAATATCACTGGCCCGGAAATGTGCGCGAGTTGCGCAATCTAGTCGAGCGGGTATTGATCCTCAATCCCAAGACGCAGCGCATCGAACGCAAGCATCTTCCCATGCTCGTTTACCGCGACTCCGCCCGAGACGCGAACAAGAACAACGGTCGTGAAGAGTTCACCAGCCTCCTGCAGGCCCGCGAAGCCTACGAACGCGACTACATCCTGAAAAAATTAGACGAGTTCCACGGTAATGTCAGCCGCGCTGCAGAAGGTCTGGGCCTCGAGCGCAGCCATCTCTATCGCAAGATGAAAGCACTCGGCGTCAGCGTGAAGGAATAG
- the era gene encoding GTPase Era: MAFRSGFVSIIGRPNAGKSTLLNALLGQKLAIVTHKPQTTRTRIHGVLEVPLKKKTKVEAGHPAAQVVLVDTPGIHKPDTQLDKRMMQEVHDALESRDAVLFIVDVTHRLPKTPGAGDSGKATGRMGMSAAEDDFALSLIKKLECPVILVLNKMDAIPKKDLLPLIAHWSTLHCFADVIPISARKKEGLELLLEKVIGQLKEGQRYFPKHQLTDQPERFLVAELIREKILMLTGEEVPYATAVVIEKFEEPTSLKKMKDGRLPVTKISAVIFCERTGQKAILIGKQGEMLKRIGTAARKDIESLLGTRVFLELFVKVQEEWRSSRGFVEDLDWRRQLEEIAAKQAAEEK; the protein is encoded by the coding sequence ATGGCCTTTCGCTCCGGTTTCGTCTCCATCATCGGTCGCCCAAATGCGGGCAAATCCACCTTGCTCAATGCCCTGCTTGGGCAGAAACTTGCTATCGTCACGCACAAGCCGCAGACGACGCGCACACGGATTCATGGCGTGCTCGAAGTTCCGCTAAAGAAAAAGACGAAGGTCGAGGCTGGGCATCCTGCTGCGCAGGTGGTCTTGGTTGATACACCGGGGATTCACAAACCGGATACGCAGCTCGACAAGCGAATGATGCAAGAGGTCCACGATGCGCTGGAGTCACGCGACGCCGTGCTCTTTATCGTTGATGTGACGCACCGATTGCCGAAGACTCCCGGAGCAGGAGACAGCGGAAAGGCGACCGGGCGGATGGGAATGTCCGCTGCCGAAGATGACTTCGCGCTCTCACTGATTAAGAAACTCGAGTGCCCGGTGATTCTGGTACTTAACAAGATGGACGCGATCCCGAAGAAGGACCTGCTTCCGCTCATAGCGCATTGGTCTACGCTCCATTGTTTTGCGGATGTGATTCCGATCTCGGCGCGAAAGAAGGAAGGACTCGAACTGCTGCTGGAGAAGGTCATTGGCCAATTGAAGGAGGGCCAGCGTTATTTTCCGAAACATCAACTCACCGACCAGCCAGAACGTTTTCTCGTCGCCGAACTGATTCGCGAGAAGATTTTGATGCTCACCGGCGAAGAGGTCCCGTATGCGACCGCAGTCGTCATCGAAAAGTTTGAAGAGCCAACCTCGTTGAAGAAGATGAAAGATGGCAGGTTGCCTGTGACAAAGATCTCCGCAGTCATCTTCTGTGAGCGAACAGGTCAGAAGGCGATCCTGATCGGCAAGCAAGGCGAGATGCTGAAACGAATCGGCACTGCGGCGCGGAAAGATATCGAATCCCTGCTGGGCACGCGGGTGTTTCTTGAACTGTTTGTGAAGGTGCAGGAAGAGTGGCGCTCCAGCCGAGGCTTTGTTGAAGACCTCGACTGGCGGAGACAACTTGAAGAGATTGCGGCCAAGCAGGCTGCGGAAGAAAAGTAA
- a CDS encoding alpha/beta hydrolase, translated as MVRGLALLSSVTAPLFLSAQAVKPFSSIEVHSDRTVTFAYRDGVAKKVELVVGGLPKKLAMKKDTAGIWTVTTPSLPPEIYGYHFEADGDLRLDPANPGTTINLVDIANELIVPGDAPQLWDVTNVPHGILHHYTYTTDTVLGLPQNQSRYFVYTPPGYDPKAPQPYPVLYLLHGWSDSDSGWTAVGRAELILDNLLAQGKIKPMVVVMPLGYGDMSFIHQFHVWEDPAAIDHNVDLFAKALLTEVLPRVESDYHISKDRNDRAIAGLSMGGLESLEIGLSHPDKFAWIGGFSSAVHNLEYTQKLASLDPKAANLRLLWVACGTEDSLIEPNRKLIDFLKSKSMPVQQIETPGYHTWMVWRDNLSHFAPLLFQQR; from the coding sequence ATGGTTCGAGGTCTGGCCCTGTTATCATCCGTCACCGCACCACTTTTCCTCTCCGCTCAAGCCGTCAAGCCCTTCTCTTCGATCGAGGTTCACTCAGACCGGACCGTAACCTTCGCTTACAGGGACGGCGTTGCTAAAAAGGTCGAGCTGGTCGTCGGCGGACTGCCGAAGAAGCTGGCTATGAAAAAGGATACGGCCGGTATATGGACCGTCACAACGCCGTCCCTGCCACCTGAAATATATGGATATCACTTTGAAGCCGACGGTGACCTCCGATTGGATCCCGCCAATCCCGGTACCACGATCAACCTGGTTGATATCGCGAACGAACTCATCGTGCCTGGGGACGCACCACAACTCTGGGATGTAACCAACGTCCCACACGGCATCTTGCACCACTACACGTACACCACTGATACCGTCCTTGGGCTGCCTCAAAACCAGAGCCGTTATTTCGTCTACACTCCGCCGGGCTACGATCCGAAGGCTCCGCAGCCGTATCCGGTCCTCTATCTGCTTCACGGGTGGAGCGACTCGGACTCAGGGTGGACGGCTGTCGGGCGCGCCGAACTGATCCTCGACAATCTGCTTGCACAAGGCAAGATCAAGCCTATGGTGGTCGTGATGCCGCTCGGCTACGGGGATATGTCCTTCATTCACCAGTTCCATGTATGGGAGGATCCAGCCGCCATCGACCATAATGTCGATCTGTTCGCCAAAGCGCTGCTCACCGAGGTTCTTCCGCGCGTCGAGTCTGACTACCATATCTCGAAGGATCGTAACGACCGCGCCATCGCCGGTCTCTCGATGGGCGGCCTTGAAAGCCTCGAGATCGGGCTCTCCCATCCGGATAAGTTTGCGTGGATCGGAGGATTCAGTTCGGCCGTTCACAACCTCGAATACACCCAGAAACTCGCGTCGCTCGATCCCAAAGCTGCGAACCTCCGCCTGCTCTGGGTTGCCTGTGGAACCGAAGACTCGCTTATCGAGCCCAATCGCAAACTTATTGATTTTCTTAAAAGTAAGAGTATGCCCGTCCAGCAGATCGAAACCCCCGGCTACCACACCTGGATGGTCTGGCGCGACAACCTGAGCCACTTCGCCCCATTGCTGTTCCAGCAAAGATAG
- the mreC gene encoding rod shape-determining protein MreC, whose translation MESFFTRFKNVLVLVAILLAQTIGLAVQVRRPVESGAPDSSRVTLIRYWAVSIVTPFERFFHGIGHTVRYGWSNYVDLRNTRQQNHDLQDQIARLRLEQALFAEDAMQGHRLQALLDFQQHYVSATVAAQVIGTSGNDLSRVIYIDKGAKDGLKADQAVITPDGIVGKIRDVFPHTSQVLLINDQTSGAGVLLATTRIRAILRGSTTGQILINNLTPDDRIKPGEQVLSSGGDQVYPRGLPVGTIESIKVDPDHQPYTLIQLRPAANLNQLEEVLVITGTQTTLSNQAQKDLAAGAATAEAQAAAKQLADQQAAEAAARSAAQIVADRLPSIHDDASDAKAGTATTPPATTPAISVVPKPLPTIHSDRYSPGATPSAADLKPGAAETNNPSVPQTSTPDATTQPATPKPAQPKPRKPQPPSDSTQPPNPQP comes from the coding sequence ATGGAATCTTTCTTTACACGCTTCAAGAATGTTCTGGTCCTGGTTGCCATCCTGCTAGCCCAGACCATCGGCCTTGCAGTCCAGGTTCGCCGCCCCGTCGAATCGGGCGCCCCTGACAGCAGCAGGGTCACGCTTATTCGATATTGGGCCGTCTCCATCGTCACTCCCTTTGAGCGATTCTTCCACGGCATCGGCCACACTGTTCGCTACGGATGGTCCAACTATGTCGACCTCCGCAACACTCGCCAACAAAATCACGACCTTCAAGATCAGATAGCGCGTCTCCGACTGGAGCAGGCCTTGTTCGCCGAAGATGCCATGCAGGGTCATCGTCTGCAGGCACTGCTGGACTTCCAGCAGCACTATGTATCGGCCACCGTTGCCGCGCAAGTGATCGGCACGAGCGGCAATGACCTTTCGCGCGTCATCTACATCGACAAAGGTGCAAAGGATGGCCTCAAGGCCGACCAGGCCGTCATCACGCCCGATGGCATCGTGGGAAAGATTCGCGATGTCTTTCCGCACACCTCTCAGGTGCTTCTGATAAACGATCAGACCTCAGGCGCCGGCGTTCTCCTCGCCACCACGCGTATCCGCGCCATTCTCCGCGGCAGCACCACCGGCCAGATTCTGATCAACAACCTCACCCCGGACGACCGCATCAAGCCCGGCGAACAGGTTCTCAGCTCCGGCGGCGACCAAGTCTATCCGCGCGGTCTACCCGTCGGCACCATCGAGTCCATCAAAGTCGATCCCGATCACCAGCCCTACACGCTCATCCAGCTTCGCCCCGCTGCCAATCTGAACCAGCTCGAAGAGGTTCTGGTCATCACTGGTACTCAAACCACGCTTTCTAATCAGGCTCAGAAGGATCTTGCCGCTGGCGCCGCGACCGCCGAGGCTCAGGCTGCCGCCAAACAACTTGCAGACCAGCAGGCCGCGGAGGCTGCTGCCCGTTCCGCCGCTCAGATCGTAGCTGATCGTCTGCCCAGCATCCACGACGACGCGAGCGATGCGAAGGCCGGCACCGCAACAACACCCCCTGCTACGACTCCTGCGATCAGCGTGGTTCCCAAGCCGCTCCCCACCATCCACTCCGATCGTTACTCGCCCGGAGCCACACCATCGGCTGCCGATCTCAAACCGGGTGCTGCCGAGACCAACAATCCATCAGTACCCCAAACGTCCACTCCGGACGCAACAACTCAGCCAGCCACACCGAAGCCCGCGCAACCAAAGCCTCGCAAACCTCAGCCTCCATCGGACTCAACCCAGCCCCCAAACCCGCAGCCGTAG
- the mreD gene encoding rod shape-determining protein MreD, whose product MATRSFTSRRELEQHSFPPAVALLVPLGAILLQALLPRPFPRLAILDLPLIVTVFFAVSRRNPVAGTLTGAAIGLLQDALTAQPIGVNGMAKSVIGYIAASIGIQIDVENLTTRILINFGFFLINSFLLFLINRRLLGLTNFHIYWGHELIRAAINTAVALPIFFLLDNTKRNE is encoded by the coding sequence ATGGCCACCCGCAGCTTTACATCCCGACGAGAGCTAGAGCAGCACAGCTTTCCCCCTGCCGTCGCCCTGCTGGTGCCTCTGGGTGCCATCCTCCTGCAGGCGCTGCTCCCCCGGCCCTTTCCGCGGCTCGCCATTCTCGATCTTCCTCTAATCGTCACCGTCTTCTTCGCCGTCTCACGCCGCAATCCGGTCGCTGGCACCCTTACCGGAGCAGCCATCGGCCTCCTTCAGGACGCCCTCACCGCCCAACCAATCGGCGTTAACGGCATGGCAAAGTCCGTTATCGGTTATATCGCCGCCAGCATCGGTATTCAGATCGATGTTGAAAATCTCACGACGCGCATTCTCATCAACTTCGGCTTCTTTCTTATCAACAGCTTCCTGCTCTTCCTCATCAACCGTCGACTCCTTGGACTCACGAACTTCCACATCTATTGGGGCCACGAACTCATTCGCGCCGCGATCAACACGGCGGTTGCCCTTCCTATCTTTTTTCTGCTCGATAACACGAAGAGGAACGAGTAA